The genomic stretch GTTTTAAACTTGTCAGCATCAAAAAAGTCGCTACTTCTTAGATGATCATCACGTTTAGTAATCCCTGTATCAATGGATGAAGCTTCAATTTTAGCACTGAGTTTATTGAAAACTTTTTTATCGGTGTCAAAGTCGATGTCAGCAGTGTAGGTGTTAAAGTTACCCTTTACGTTGGAGATCATCATGTGTTTGACTGAAAAACCAATGTTGGAGTGCGTGTTGTCGATAACAAACTCTTTCGCCTCTGCAAAAGAGAAAAGAAGAGCCAATGCCATAAGCGGTTTGTAGAGGTGTTTCATGTGTTATTCCTTTCCTAAATAGATAGGAAAAGTATAGTCGTACGTCGCTTATGGCTCTTAGATTATGTAAAAGTAATGTTTTAGTTTAAGAGAGTTTTTTGTGCGTATTCAAGCAGTTGGAAAGTACCAGCACTGCAAATTCCTGCAATCACACCCGCAAGCATGTCATCCCCGATAACACCCCAACCACCTTTCACATTTTGGTCAATTCTGCCAATTAAAGAGGGTTTCCAAATATCAAAAAGACGAAAAAATGCAAAGCTAAGGACAATTTGGACAAGTGTTCCTGAGCTTAGAATGAGTGCGATCCATACACCAACGACTTCGTCGATAACAATGCGTTTATCATCGTGTTCACCGCCATTGGCTTCATAAGCATTGATCTGTTTAATGCCCATAATCGTAAAGAGAATACTCAAAAGTACGAGCGTTTCCATAGAAACATACTGAATAATAAGTGCTCCTACAATAACAGCAAGCAGTGAACCCGCCGTTCCAGGAGCTTTAGGGGAGAGC from Sulfurospirillum oryzae encodes the following:
- a CDS encoding phosphatidylglycerophosphatase A family protein — its product is MPNAFLTFLYTGLSPKAPGTAGSLLAVIVGALIIQYVSMETLVLLSILFTIMGIKQINAYEANGGEHDDKRIVIDEVVGVWIALILSSGTLVQIVLSFAFFRLFDIWKPSLIGRIDQNVKGGWGVIGDDMLAGVIAGICSAGTFQLLEYAQKTLLN
- a CDS encoding YceI family protein, which encodes MKHLYKPLMALALLFSFAEAKEFVIDNTHSNIGFSVKHMMISNVKGNFNTYTADIDFDTDKKVFNKLSAKIEASSIDTGITKRDDHLRSSDFFDADKFKTVDFVMTSMKDGKVYGKLTIHGVTKDIVLESKVHGVIKDFQGHQRVGFTLEGKLNRKDFGLTWNKILEGGGMTVDENVNLSIDVEAIEL